TTCGAAGACCTCGGCGAAATCCTGGGAGAGCTCGGCCAGCATCGGCAGGAGCGGCACGAAGAGGCGAACGCCCACGCCCTCGAGCCCCTGCGGCCCCTCGCTCAACGCGATCCGGCCCACCTCGGAGAGGTCGGAGAGGAAGAGCGCCGCGCGGCGGACCAGCTCGGGGTCGGCCCCCGCCGCCCGGGCCAGCGCCTCCTGGATCAGGCCATCGTGGAGCCCGATCCTCATCTCGCCCAGCAGAATCTTCGGGAGGACCTCGCGCTCCTCGGCGCTCGCGCGGTTGAACAGCTCGCCCAGGCGCCCGGCCTTCCTGCGCCGCGAGCCGGGGCCCGAGGCGTCGGCCACGTCGGCGAAGCCGCGTGCGACATCGAGGAGCGTGAGGCTGGACGCCGCGGGGGCGGGCCCGAGGGAGGCGAGCAGCTCGGAGAGCGTGGCCCAGCTCGCCTCGAGGACTCGCGGGTCCGACGTGGGAAACGGGCGACCCGCGAGAAAGGCCACCGCCGGGGCGATCTCGTCCGGGGTCAGGCGGCGAAGGAACTCGGCCGCCAGCGCGGTCTTGGCCAGCCGGCTCCGCGTGGCTTCGAGCTCGCGACAGAGCGCGCAGAACTCTCCCAGCGTCACGGCCCTATTCTATCGCGCGATCGATCGAACAGCGTGTCAACGTCTGGCGATGGCTTACTTCTTCCGGGAACGTGACGCGACTATTTGCGCCGCGCGAATAACGCTGACCTTGCTCGCAGCAAGCCTCGATCAGATCCATGGAAAGCGAGACCCCCGGCCGCCACCAACACGCTCGCGGCCGCGTTTGCGACGGGGCAATAAAAAGTATTGCCAGATGTAAACAGCCCAGCGTAGACTGAGTCTCGAGGAGGATGGAAATTGGCCAAAGTCATGGTGTCGCTTCCCGACGAGTTCCTGAAGAAGGTAGACCGAACCGCAAGGGTCCAGGGCCGGTCACGGAGTGAGCTGATCCGTGAGGCCTTGAGGACCATGCTCGACGGCAAGAACGCCCGCCGGCAATCCTGGAGGAAGGCGCTAGCTCCCCTGCGGGAACTCGAGCAGCACTGGGTCGGCCAGTGGGACTCAACCGACATCATTCGCTACTACCGCGACAGTCGGTATGGCCCCGAAAATCGTCGTTGACACTTCTGTCTTCATCAAGTGGTTCAAAACCCGCGACGAAGGCCTCCTCAAAGAGGCACGCAGCCTTCTGAAGGAGGCAGAGACCCGTTCTCTCGAGGTCCATGTCCCGGCGCTGCTCTTGTACGAGGTCGGCAATGTCTTTCTTCTTAAGACCCGGTTGGGCCGCGCCGCGCTGGATGATGTCATCGAGCACCTGCAAACTCTGCCCTTTAAGGTGGCCCCGCCCGCCACGCCTCTTCTGAAGCGCGCTGCTCGTCTGGGACGTGAGCTCGCCCTCACTTTCTACGATGCCTCCTTCCTCGCGCTGGCGGTTGAACTAGACTGCCCATACGTCACCGCTGACCGGCATCTCTTCGAACGCGCCCGCTCCCTTCCCCGGGTTCGTCACCTCTCGCGAGTCGGCAGCCTAACGTAACGGATCGGACAATCACAGACGCACCTCAACGTTTTCAGACGCTCCAAAAGTTTCGCCCGTACGCCCCCGCGGGGGACGGTGGCCATGGGGCGACGCGCGCCGGCGGGGCGCCGCTGGCACGGGGACGCACGGGTTTTGCAGTACAATACGAAGCCTGCGCATGGCAGTTCGAGCCGAGGGGCGTCGGCCATGCCGTAGGCGGGCCCGCCACGAGGCGAGGCCCGATCAGGAGAACGGATGTGGACTGGGCCCGGCTCTGGGCGCTCGATCGGGACGTGGCGTTCCTCAACCACGGCTCGTACGGCGCGTGTCCGCTCGCGGTGCTCGACGCCCAGCAGCGCCTGCGCGAGCGGCTCGAGCGCCAGCCCGTGGGCTTCCTCGGCCGCGAGCTGGAGCGCCTGCTCGACGCCGCGCGGGCCGA
Above is a window of Candidatus Rokuibacteriota bacterium DNA encoding:
- a CDS encoding ribbon-helix-helix protein, CopG family; its protein translation is MAKVMVSLPDEFLKKVDRTARVQGRSRSELIREALRTMLDGKNARRQSWRKALAPLRELEQHWVGQWDSTDIIRYYRDSRYGPENRR
- a CDS encoding type II toxin-antitoxin system VapC family toxin, which encodes MAPKIVVDTSVFIKWFKTRDEGLLKEARSLLKEAETRSLEVHVPALLLYEVGNVFLLKTRLGRAALDDVIEHLQTLPFKVAPPATPLLKRAARLGRELALTFYDASFLALAVELDCPYVTADRHLFERARSLPRVRHLSRVGSLT